A single window of bacterium DNA harbors:
- a CDS encoding copper chaperone, with translation MRSLAWILPVFLIIAVAVSSNAADATGLDKALATPGTLRSVFFVEGMSCRACTTILEKRIANAPGVLWSRFNFPLRLLTLYHDPKIVSRDKIAALVNDSGELKAVFLSGVAASELKPVTRVNLGEWKGGKVMHCDTIAILRPFEHFLKELLGETRELPQARYEILGEHVRNKIFLEAAKKAGYGRKAGAEEFPPVIAKDFYWPETLRPLTADEKIIAAFIEEEVTKKDPEKSGKLFDAWLLALWRDLNFNFYGEFAEGKLKP, from the coding sequence ATGAGAAGCCTCGCGTGGATTTTGCCGGTCTTTTTAATTATCGCGGTTGCGGTTTCATCCAACGCCGCCGACGCTACGGGGCTTGACAAGGCCCTGGCAACCCCCGGAACCCTGCGCTCCGTCTTTTTTGTCGAGGGGATGAGTTGCCGGGCGTGCACCACCATCCTCGAAAAGCGCATAGCGAACGCGCCGGGCGTCCTTTGGTCGCGGTTCAACTTCCCCCTGCGCCTTCTGACCCTCTACCACGACCCCAAAATAGTCTCCAGAGACAAAATCGCGGCGCTGGTTAACGATTCGGGCGAGCTCAAGGCCGTGTTTTTGTCCGGCGTAGCCGCTTCCGAGCTAAAGCCGGTCACCAGGGTGAACCTTGGAGAGTGGAAAGGCGGCAAGGTTATGCACTGCGACACCATTGCAATACTGAGACCATTCGAGCATTTCCTGAAAGAACTCCTCGGGGAGACCCGAGAGCTTCCTCAGGCGAGGTACGAAATTCTGGGCGAGCACGTGAGGAACAAGATTTTTCTGGAGGCCGCTAAAAAAGCCGGTTACGGCAGGAAGGCCGGGGCGGAGGAGTTTCCGCCGGTTATCGCGAAGGATTTTTACTGGCCGGAGACCTTGAGGCCCCTCACCGCCGATGAAAAAATCATAGCCGCCTTCATAGAGGAAGAGGTGACGAAAAAAGATCCCGAAAAGTCCGGCAAACTCTTCGACGCCTGGCTCCTGGCCCTCTGGCGCGACCTGAATTTCAATTTTTACGGTGAATTCGCCGAAGGCAAGCTAAAGCCTTAG